Proteins encoded together in one Pseudomonas arsenicoxydans window:
- a CDS encoding efflux RND transporter periplasmic adaptor subunit — protein MFRYALPLALPVALAFLLSACGHEEAPQVTIRPAMVVQPEPSAQAMESYPGEVRARYEPDLAFRIGGKVSRRLVEEGQRVKADQPLAELDPQDVRLQLEATRAQVAAAEANLNMVRAERDRYKTLMDRQMVSRSQYDNAENLYRSGEARLKQIKAEFNVSTNQASYAVLRAPQDGVVAKRAVEVGQVVAAGQTVFTLATDGEREVSISLPEQSFGRFKVGQPVSVELWTQPDQRFAGRIRELSPAADPKSRTFAARIAFTAGKVPAELGQSARVFIQTAEAVSLSVPLSAVTAENGATYVWVLGANNTLKKAPVRVGAFGEKTVPVLEGLNASDWVVAAGVHVLHDGQQVRPVDRSNRVVNLADKE, from the coding sequence ATGTTCCGCTATGCCTTGCCCCTCGCGTTGCCAGTCGCTTTGGCGTTTTTATTGTCTGCGTGTGGCCATGAAGAGGCGCCTCAAGTCACCATTCGCCCGGCCATGGTGGTGCAGCCAGAGCCTTCGGCCCAAGCAATGGAAAGCTATCCGGGTGAAGTGCGGGCTCGTTACGAGCCGGACCTGGCGTTTCGCATTGGCGGCAAAGTCAGCCGACGACTGGTCGAAGAGGGCCAGCGAGTCAAGGCCGATCAGCCTTTGGCAGAACTCGATCCGCAGGACGTACGCCTGCAACTGGAAGCCACCCGTGCCCAGGTCGCCGCCGCCGAGGCCAATCTGAACATGGTGCGTGCCGAGCGTGATCGCTACAAAACGCTGATGGACCGCCAGATGGTCAGTCGCTCGCAGTACGACAATGCCGAAAACCTTTACCGATCCGGTGAAGCACGCCTCAAGCAAATCAAAGCCGAATTCAACGTGTCGACCAATCAGGCCAGTTACGCGGTGCTGCGTGCGCCTCAGGATGGCGTGGTGGCCAAGCGCGCGGTGGAAGTCGGGCAAGTGGTGGCCGCCGGGCAAACCGTATTTACCCTTGCTACCGATGGGGAGCGTGAAGTGTCGATCAGCCTGCCGGAGCAGAGCTTTGGTCGCTTCAAGGTCGGTCAGCCGGTATCGGTTGAGCTCTGGACCCAGCCTGATCAGCGTTTCGCCGGACGCATCCGTGAACTGTCGCCAGCTGCCGATCCGAAATCGCGCACCTTCGCTGCGCGCATCGCGTTCACAGCCGGTAAGGTCCCCGCCGAACTGGGCCAGAGTGCCCGGGTGTTTATCCAGACCGCCGAGGCGGTATCGCTGTCGGTCCCGCTGTCTGCTGTCACCGCTGAAAACGGTGCGACATACGTTTGGGTGCTCGGCGCCAACAATACCTTGAAAAAAGCCCCGGTCCGGGTCGGCGCATTCGGTGAGAAAACCGTGCCGGTCCTCGAAGGCCTGAACGCCAGTGATTGGGTGGTGGCCGCCGGTGTCCATGTGCTTCATGACGGGCAGCAGGTGCGCCCGGTGGATCGCTCCAACCGCGTGGTCAATCTGGCGGACAAGGAGTAA
- a CDS encoding TetR/AcrR family transcriptional regulator, which yields MSNNLSAPNGPGRPKDLAKRQAILDAAKILFLSKGYANTSMDAVAAEAGVSKLTVYSHFNDKETLFSAAVMAKCEEQLPTLFFELPDGIAVETVLLNIARGFHQLINSDESVNLHRLMMALGSQDPKLSLIFFEAGPQRMLHGMERLLTKVDQSGALRIDKARNAAEHFFCLLKGAANFRLLYGCGEPLTGDAAEEHVQEVVGLFMRAYRP from the coding sequence ATGTCGAACAATCTTTCAGCACCCAACGGTCCGGGCCGCCCCAAGGATCTGGCCAAACGCCAGGCCATCCTCGATGCGGCGAAAATTCTGTTCCTGAGCAAGGGCTACGCCAATACCAGCATGGACGCCGTGGCGGCTGAGGCCGGCGTGTCCAAACTGACGGTCTACAGCCATTTCAACGACAAGGAGACGTTGTTCTCCGCCGCCGTGATGGCCAAATGCGAAGAGCAGTTGCCGACGCTGTTTTTCGAATTGCCGGATGGCATCGCCGTGGAAACGGTGCTGTTGAATATCGCGCGCGGTTTTCATCAGCTGATCAACAGCGATGAATCGGTGAACCTGCATCGGCTGATGATGGCCCTGGGCAGTCAGGACCCGAAACTCTCGCTGATCTTTTTCGAAGCCGGGCCGCAGCGCATGCTGCATGGCATGGAGCGGTTACTGACCAAGGTTGATCAGAGCGGCGCGTTGCGTATCGATAAAGCGCGCAATGCGGCCGAGCACTTTTTCTGCCTGCTCAAGGGCGCGGCGAATTTTCGGTTGTTGTATGGCTGCGGCGAGCCGTTGACCGGGGATGCGGCCGAGGAACATGTGCAGGAAGTGGTGGGGTTGTTTATGCGGGCTTATCGACCCTAG
- a CDS encoding class I SAM-dependent methyltransferase gives MIEQPAVCRIHVEASAPAFQPQAEQWAERLGLPLQVDDGEFALQVGEQGLQLQQLGPDAPGPVRVDFVEGGAAHRRLFGGGTGQMIAKAVGIAQGVRPRVLDATAGLGKDAFVLASLGCEMSLIERQPLIGALLEDGLARGAEDFDVAPIVARMKLLKGNSIEVMRNWEGEPPQVIYLDPMFPHREKTALVKKEMRLFRPLVGDDPDAPALLEAALALASHRVVVKRPRKAPCIEGPKPSHALDGKSSRYDIYPKKALKP, from the coding sequence ATGATTGAGCAACCTGCGGTCTGCCGCATCCATGTCGAGGCCTCGGCCCCGGCATTTCAGCCACAAGCCGAGCAATGGGCCGAACGCCTGGGCCTGCCTTTGCAAGTGGATGACGGCGAGTTTGCCTTGCAGGTGGGCGAACAGGGATTGCAGCTGCAACAGCTCGGGCCGGACGCGCCGGGGCCGGTGCGGGTGGACTTCGTTGAAGGTGGCGCCGCGCATCGGCGGTTGTTCGGTGGAGGCACCGGACAGATGATCGCCAAGGCGGTTGGCATCGCGCAGGGCGTGCGTCCGCGGGTGCTGGATGCCACGGCGGGGCTTGGCAAGGATGCGTTTGTGCTGGCGAGCCTGGGCTGCGAGATGAGCCTGATCGAGCGCCAGCCGCTGATTGGTGCGTTGCTGGAAGACGGTCTGGCTCGTGGCGCGGAAGATTTCGACGTGGCACCGATCGTGGCGCGGATGAAGTTGCTCAAGGGCAACTCGATCGAGGTGATGCGCAATTGGGAAGGGGAGCCGCCCCAGGTGATCTACCTCGACCCGATGTTTCCGCACCGTGAGAAAACGGCGTTGGTGAAGAAGGAAATGCGCCTGTTCCGGCCGTTGGTGGGCGATGACCCGGATGCGCCGGCACTGCTGGAAGCCGCATTGGCACTGGCCAGCCATCGGGTGGTGGTCAAGCGTCCGCGCAAGGCACCGTGCATTGAGGGGCCGAAACCGAGCCATGCGCTGGATGGCAAATCAAGCCGGTATGACATTTACCCGAAGAAAGCACTCAAACCCTGA
- a CDS encoding energy transducer TonB gives MSGIQSTSVGYISRHGDYGLRNSQALSGVSHLWQDFFAQALADQSSDVVPACGTFPPVDLESPVEPTVGSELLAHIVSQRECDVKETEVKPPEPLFLPIAEFEMDLADKPFPPFPPEEIAAQQKQQDFESGWVRQIVLTAGQQAPEAGPAPQPRPLHLPIAEFEMDLLDKPFPPFSPEELADQQKNFDFDIGWARPIVLQNLRIAA, from the coding sequence ATGTCAGGCATTCAATCCACATCCGTAGGCTACATTTCGCGTCATGGCGATTATGGTCTGCGAAACTCTCAAGCACTGAGCGGCGTCAGTCACCTGTGGCAGGATTTTTTTGCCCAGGCCCTGGCCGATCAGTCGAGTGATGTGGTGCCGGCATGTGGCACCTTTCCACCGGTTGACCTCGAGAGCCCGGTCGAGCCGACCGTCGGCAGCGAGCTGCTGGCGCACATCGTCAGCCAGCGCGAATGCGATGTGAAAGAAACCGAGGTCAAGCCACCCGAGCCGCTGTTCCTGCCGATTGCCGAGTTCGAGATGGACCTGGCTGACAAGCCTTTCCCACCGTTCCCGCCGGAAGAAATCGCCGCCCAGCAAAAACAGCAAGACTTCGAAAGCGGCTGGGTTCGTCAGATCGTGCTCACCGCCGGCCAGCAAGCCCCGGAAGCCGGCCCGGCGCCACAACCGCGTCCGCTGCACTTGCCGATCGCCGAATTCGAGATGGACCTGCTGGACAAGCCATTCCCGCCGTTCTCGCCCGAAGAATTGGCCGATCAACAAAAAAACTTCGATTTCGATATCGGCTGGGCTCGCCCGATCGTGCTGCAGAACCTGCGCATCGCCGCCTGA
- a CDS encoding extensin-like domain-containing protein, with amino-acid sequence MRFRWWLLLVLLIIGAAAASVWRGWISVSPQWNPWAPLDVRAAPNLLTRYKLMRLRDDPQLCDQALSTSGLRVTPQADSPDAACPLLNTLRVQGGNVALSSSFLASCPLAVAFALFEHHALQPAAQAVYGQAVSRVDHLGSFACRNVYGRENGRRSQHASADALDIAGFRLADGRSINVLKDWPKDNQDAHFLRQVRDGACDMFSVVLSPDYNAAHRNHFHVDVGPWWVCR; translated from the coding sequence ATGCGGTTTCGGTGGTGGCTGTTGCTGGTGCTGTTGATCATCGGTGCGGCCGCCGCGAGCGTCTGGCGCGGCTGGATATCCGTATCGCCCCAGTGGAACCCTTGGGCCCCGCTGGATGTAAGAGCCGCCCCGAACCTGCTGACGCGCTACAAACTGATGCGCCTGCGCGATGACCCACAATTGTGTGACCAGGCCTTGAGCACCTCGGGATTGCGCGTCACGCCTCAAGCCGACAGTCCCGATGCCGCGTGTCCATTGCTCAACACCTTGCGCGTACAGGGTGGCAATGTGGCGCTGAGCAGCAGCTTCCTCGCCAGTTGCCCACTGGCAGTAGCGTTTGCCCTGTTCGAACACCATGCGCTGCAACCCGCCGCACAAGCGGTCTACGGACAGGCTGTCAGCCGTGTCGACCATCTGGGCAGTTTCGCCTGTCGCAATGTCTACGGGCGTGAGAACGGTCGGCGCAGCCAACATGCCAGCGCCGATGCACTGGACATTGCCGGTTTTCGCCTGGCCGATGGCCGTTCCATCAATGTGCTCAAGGATTGGCCGAAGGATAATCAGGATGCACACTTTTTACGCCAGGTCCGCGATGGCGCCTGCGATATGTTCAGTGTGGTGTTGAGCCCGGACTACAACGCCGCCCATCGCAATCACTTTCATGTCGATGTCGGGCCGTGGTGGGTGTGTCGCTAA
- a CDS encoding isocitrate lyase/PEP mutase family protein → MDAQTLRAQAFKALHEREGAFVIPNPWDAGSAKMLASLGFEALATTSAGYAFSNARPDGGLSLEDTLANVRAIVAATDLPVAVDLENGFADDPAECAQSILRAAEAGAVGGSIEDATGREEAPIYCFEHAVARIEAAVAAARSLPFPFMLTARAENFLHGNPDLADTIRRLQAFAEAGADVLYAPGLRSAEDVLAVVRAVAPKPVNVLMSGGLKLTVEQLREMGVKRISVGSALALAAYGEFFRAAEEIKTSGTFGFTSRSMPYAKANQLFKG, encoded by the coding sequence ATGGATGCGCAAACCCTTCGAGCCCAGGCGTTCAAAGCACTGCACGAACGCGAGGGCGCTTTTGTCATTCCCAACCCGTGGGACGCCGGCTCGGCGAAAATGCTCGCCAGCCTGGGTTTCGAGGCGCTGGCAACCACCAGTGCCGGTTATGCCTTTTCCAATGCACGCCCAGATGGCGGATTGTCGCTGGAGGACACCCTGGCGAATGTTCGGGCGATTGTCGCGGCGACGGATCTGCCAGTAGCAGTGGACCTGGAAAACGGCTTCGCGGACGACCCGGCCGAATGCGCGCAGAGCATTTTGCGGGCAGCCGAGGCCGGTGCCGTCGGTGGCTCGATCGAAGACGCCACGGGCCGCGAAGAGGCGCCTATCTACTGCTTCGAACATGCCGTGGCGCGTATCGAAGCGGCTGTCGCCGCAGCGCGCAGCTTGCCTTTCCCGTTCATGCTGACCGCTCGTGCGGAGAACTTCCTGCACGGCAATCCTGATCTCGCCGACACCATTCGCCGCTTGCAGGCTTTCGCCGAGGCAGGCGCCGACGTTTTGTATGCGCCGGGTTTGCGCAGTGCTGAGGACGTATTGGCGGTGGTTCGCGCCGTGGCACCGAAACCGGTCAATGTGTTGATGTCCGGCGGGCTCAAGCTGACAGTCGAGCAGTTGCGCGAAATGGGCGTAAAACGCATCAGCGTCGGTTCGGCGCTGGCGTTGGCTGCCTATGGCGAGTTTTTCCGCGCTGCCGAAGAGATCAAGACGTCGGGTACATTCGGGTTCACGTCGCGGTCCATGCCGTACGCGAAGGCCAATCAATTGTTCAAAGGCTGA
- a CDS encoding DUF72 domain-containing protein — protein MLLPYYLGCPSWSENAWRDYLYPPDAKPAEFLNLYSQVFNAVEGNTTFYASPAATTVQRWAEILPEHFRFTAKFPGDISHGGDLREQLTATETFLQLLSPLGERVSPLWLQLSKSFTPQRLPELAAFIDAVERPLAVEVRHSEFFAKGDSERMLNRLLRDRGVERICLDPRALFSCTSTDPSVLHAQSKKPNVPPRPAAFTQFPQVRFIGHPQLEANDPFLVPWVEKIALWIEEGRTPYIFLHTADNLLAAKLAQRFHAQLMLRLPGLAPLPELYREPAAEQLGLL, from the coding sequence ATGCTGCTGCCTTACTACCTCGGCTGCCCGTCCTGGAGTGAAAACGCCTGGCGCGACTATCTCTATCCGCCCGACGCCAAACCCGCCGAGTTTTTGAATCTTTATTCCCAAGTATTTAACGCCGTAGAAGGCAACACGACCTTCTACGCGAGCCCGGCTGCCACCACCGTGCAGCGTTGGGCCGAAATACTGCCCGAACATTTTCGCTTCACCGCCAAGTTCCCCGGCGACATTAGCCACGGCGGTGACCTGCGCGAACAACTGACCGCCACCGAAACCTTCCTGCAATTGCTCAGCCCCTTGGGTGAGCGGGTTTCTCCGCTGTGGCTGCAATTATCGAAAAGCTTCACGCCGCAACGATTGCCCGAACTCGCCGCTTTCATCGATGCCGTGGAGCGACCGTTGGCGGTAGAAGTGCGCCACAGCGAATTTTTCGCCAAAGGTGACAGTGAGCGAATGCTCAACCGCCTGTTGCGCGACCGTGGCGTCGAGCGTATTTGCCTTGATCCGCGTGCGCTGTTCAGCTGCACCTCAACCGATCCCTCAGTGCTTCACGCGCAATCGAAAAAGCCCAACGTACCGCCGCGTCCGGCAGCGTTCACCCAATTCCCGCAGGTGCGCTTCATCGGCCATCCGCAGCTTGAGGCCAACGATCCGTTCCTGGTGCCGTGGGTCGAGAAAATCGCCCTGTGGATCGAAGAGGGCCGTACGCCCTACATCTTCCTGCACACCGCCGATAACCTGCTGGCGGCCAAGCTGGCGCAACGTTTTCATGCACAACTGATGTTGCGTTTGCCTGGCTTGGCGCCGCTGCCTGAGCTATACAGAGAACCCGCCGCCGAGCAACTTGGCCTGCTCTGA